In Rhodobacter xanthinilyticus, a single window of DNA contains:
- the ftsZ gene encoding cell division protein FtsZ, protein MTLNLMMSDHEDLKPRITVFGVGGAGGNAVNNMIEKELDGVEFVVANTDAQALQQSRSQARIQMGVKVTEGLGAGAKPTIGAAAAEESIESIVDHLAGAHMCFITAGMGGGTGTGAAPIIAQAARELGVLTVGVVTKPFQFEGPKRMRQAEAGIEALQKVVDTLIIIPNQNLFRLASERTTFTEAFAMADDVLYQGVKGVTDLMVRPGLINLDFADVRSVMDEMGKAMMGTGEATGDDRALQAAEKAIANPLLDEISLKGAKGVLINITGGYDLTLFELDEAANRIREEVDPDANIIVGSTLDPNMEGVMRVSVVATGIDAVVSHVETPVARRPMAEPLKAPEAPRQPALTVTAAQPVAAAPQPAPQQPAPQPMAERNLFEAAAPAPQAPVRAEAEDLPPPAYQPRAAAPAPRDLHVEDDAGAFVAPRPRAPGTPSPEALARLQAAVNKVPAQQAAPQPHQAAPRAAMAASRPAAPQPAPEKPRFGINSLINRMTGHAAEAPAPAPRATHAAAQQAPQHQAYDEEQDGDQDRIEIPAFLRRQAN, encoded by the coding sequence ATGACCCTTAATCTGATGATGTCGGATCACGAAGACCTCAAGCCGCGGATCACCGTGTTCGGCGTTGGCGGTGCGGGCGGGAACGCGGTCAACAACATGATCGAGAAGGAGCTCGACGGCGTCGAGTTCGTGGTCGCCAATACCGATGCGCAGGCGCTCCAGCAATCGCGCTCGCAGGCGCGCATCCAGATGGGCGTGAAGGTCACCGAGGGTCTGGGCGCGGGCGCCAAGCCCACGATCGGCGCCGCCGCGGCGGAAGAGTCGATCGAGTCGATCGTCGACCATCTGGCCGGCGCGCATATGTGCTTCATCACCGCGGGGATGGGCGGCGGCACCGGCACCGGCGCTGCCCCGATCATCGCGCAGGCCGCGCGCGAGCTGGGCGTGCTGACCGTCGGCGTGGTCACCAAACCCTTCCAGTTCGAGGGGCCCAAGCGCATGCGTCAGGCCGAGGCCGGCATCGAGGCGCTGCAAAAGGTCGTCGATACGCTGATCATCATCCCGAACCAGAACCTGTTCCGTCTGGCCTCGGAGCGCACCACCTTCACCGAAGCCTTCGCGATGGCCGATGACGTGCTCTATCAGGGCGTCAAGGGCGTCACCGATCTGATGGTCCGCCCCGGCCTGATCAACCTCGACTTCGCCGATGTCCGCTCGGTGATGGACGAGATGGGCAAGGCGATGATGGGCACCGGCGAAGCCACCGGCGACGACCGCGCGCTGCAGGCCGCCGAGAAGGCGATCGCCAACCCGCTCCTGGACGAGATCTCGCTCAAGGGCGCGAAGGGCGTGCTGATCAACATCACCGGCGGCTATGACCTGACGCTGTTCGAGCTCGACGAGGCGGCGAACCGGATCCGCGAAGAGGTCGACCCGGATGCCAATATCATCGTCGGTTCGACGCTCGACCCGAACATGGAAGGCGTGATGCGGGTTTCGGTCGTTGCGACCGGGATCGACGCGGTGGTGAGCCATGTCGAGACGCCGGTGGCGCGCCGCCCGATGGCCGAGCCGCTGAAGGCCCCCGAGGCCCCGCGTCAGCCGGCGCTGACCGTGACCGCCGCGCAGCCGGTGGCCGCCGCGCCGCAGCCGGCGCCGCAGCAACCCGCGCCGCAGCCGATGGCCGAGCGCAACCTCTTCGAGGCCGCCGCCCCCGCGCCGCAAGCGCCGGTGCGCGCCGAGGCCGAGGATCTGCCGCCGCCGGCCTATCAGCCGCGCGCCGCCGCCCCCGCGCCGCGCGATCTGCATGTCGAGGACGATGCCGGCGCCTTCGTCGCGCCGCGTCCGCGCGCGCCCGGCACCCCCTCGCCCGAGGCGCTCGCGCGTCTGCAAGCGGCCGTGAACAAGGTGCCCGCGCAGCAAGCCGCGCCGCAGCCCCATCAGGCCGCGCCGCGCGCCGCGATGGCCGCGAGCCGCCCGGCCGCGCCGCAACCCGCGCCGGAAAAGCCGCGCTTCGGCATCAACTCGCTGATCAACCGGATGACCGGTCACGCCGCCGAGGCCCCGGCGCCCGCGCCGCGCGCCACCCATGCCGCCGCGCAGCAGGCGCCGCAGCATCAGGCCTATGACGAGGAGCAGGACGGCGATCAGGATCGCATCGAAATCCCGGCTTTCCTGCGTCGTCAGGCGAATTGA
- the ftsA gene encoding cell division protein FtsA, whose protein sequence is MTDLYETQRAMRAMRKTAMQRGVIALLDVGTSKIACLVLRFDSPEGAREGDGVGSLAGQSAFRVIGAATTRSRGVRFGEIDAMAETERAIRTAVQAAQKMANTRVDHVIACFSGAGPRSYGLAGETEVRGQQVDEQDVARVLAACDMPPIGQGREVLHAHPVNFALDHRSGLGDPRGHVGARLAVDMHLLTVEASAIQNLVYCIRRCDLELAGIASSTYVSGLSSLVEDELELGSACIDMGGGATGVSIFMKKHMIFADAVRMGGDHVTRDIAAGLQVPMAVAERIKTFHGGVHATGMDDRELIELSGNSGDWEKDRRQVSRTELIGIMRPRVEEILEEVRGLLDVAGFDYLPSQQIVLTGGASQIPGLDGLAAKILGHNVRLGRPLRVAGLPQAATGAGFSSAVGLALFAAHPQDEWWDFEMPLERLGGRSFKRAIRWFRDNW, encoded by the coding sequence ATGACCGATCTTTACGAAACTCAACGCGCCATGCGCGCGATGCGCAAAACCGCCATGCAGCGCGGGGTGATCGCGCTGCTTGATGTGGGCACCTCGAAAATCGCCTGTCTGGTGCTGCGATTTGACAGCCCCGAGGGCGCGCGCGAGGGCGACGGGGTGGGCTCGCTCGCCGGGCAATCGGCGTTCCGGGTGATCGGCGCGGCGACGACGCGCTCGCGCGGGGTCCGTTTTGGCGAGATCGACGCGATGGCCGAGACCGAGCGCGCGATCCGCACCGCGGTGCAGGCGGCGCAGAAGATGGCCAACACGCGCGTCGATCATGTGATCGCCTGTTTTTCGGGCGCCGGTCCGCGCAGCTACGGGCTCGCGGGCGAGACCGAGGTGCGCGGCCAGCAGGTCGACGAGCAGGATGTGGCGCGGGTTCTGGCGGCTTGCGACATGCCGCCGATCGGGCAGGGGCGCGAGGTGCTGCATGCCCATCCGGTGAATTTCGCGCTCGATCATCGCTCGGGTCTGGGCGACCCGCGCGGCCATGTCGGCGCGCGGCTTGCGGTCGACATGCATCTGTTGACGGTCGAGGCTTCGGCGATCCAGAACCTCGTCTATTGCATCCGCCGCTGCGATCTCGAACTCGCGGGCATCGCGAGCTCGACCTATGTCTCCGGGCTCAGCTCGCTCGTCGAGGATGAGCTCGAGCTCGGCTCGGCCTGTATCGACATGGGCGGCGGCGCGACGGGCGTGTCGATCTTCATGAAGAAACACATGATCTTCGCCGATGCGGTGCGGATGGGGGGCGACCATGTCACCCGCGACATCGCCGCCGGGTTGCAGGTGCCGATGGCGGTGGCCGAGCGCATCAAGACCTTCCACGGCGGCGTCCATGCCACCGGCATGGATGATCGCGAACTCATTGAACTTTCGGGAAATTCCGGCGATTGGGAGAAGGATCGCCGGCAGGTCAGCCGCACCGAGCTGATCGGCATCATGCGCCCGCGCGTCGAGGAGATCCTCGAGGAGGTGCGCGGGTTGCTCGACGTGGCGGGCTTCGATTACCTGCCCAGCCAGCAGATCGTGCTGACCGGCGGCGCGAGCCAGATCCCGGGGCTCGACGGGCTCGCGGCGAAGATCCTGGGCCACAACGTGCGTCTCGGGCGGCCCTTGCGGGTGGCCGGGCTGCCGCAGGCGGCGACCGGGGCGGGGTTCAGCTCGGCGGTGGGGCTTGCGCTCTTTGCCGCGCATCCGCAGGACGAATGGTGGGATTTCGAGATGCCGCTCGAGCGGCTCGGCGGGCGTTCGTTCAAGCGCGCGATCCGCTGGTTCCGCGACAACTGGTAA
- a CDS encoding cell division protein FtsQ/DivIB, with protein MRPLTPEPPLSARTGGQRFVRVARRRPRGPRRDPAPSRLAYRLERLWLTPFVRAFTRIGAPVFVVTLGLGIWLGDEGRRADLVEQYDALKTAVQNRPEFMVSLLKIEGASPEVGDAIRAMLPVRLPASSFAIDLELYRDTIARLDAVKEVSLVVRPGGVLEAKVTEREPAVLWRTAAGVEMLDAEGHRVATLLDRATRADLPLIAGEGADLAVPEALDILAAAAPILPRTRGLVRVGERRWDLVLDRDQRILLPELDPVRAVDRILALDKAEDLLGRDFTRLDLRNPERPTLRLTDHSLQALHAMSGQTIDVKATP; from the coding sequence ATGCGACCGCTGACCCCCGAGCCGCCGCTCTCGGCCCGCACCGGCGGGCAACGCTTCGTGCGCGTGGCGCGCCGCCGCCCGCGGGGCCCGCGGCGCGACCCGGCGCCCTCGCGGCTGGCTTACCGGCTCGAGCGGCTCTGGCTCACGCCCTTCGTGCGCGCCTTCACCCGGATCGGCGCGCCGGTCTTCGTGGTGACGCTCGGGCTCGGGATCTGGCTGGGCGACGAGGGCCGCCGCGCCGATCTCGTCGAGCAATATGACGCGCTGAAGACCGCCGTGCAGAACCGCCCGGAATTCATGGTTTCGCTTCTGAAGATCGAGGGCGCGAGCCCCGAGGTGGGCGATGCGATCCGGGCGATGTTGCCGGTGCGGCTGCCGGCTTCGAGCTTTGCCATCGACCTCGAGCTTTACCGCGACACGATCGCGCGGCTCGATGCGGTCAAGGAGGTGAGCCTCGTCGTGCGCCCGGGCGGCGTGCTCGAGGCGAAGGTGACCGAGCGCGAGCCGGCCGTTTTGTGGCGCACCGCCGCGGGGGTCGAGATGCTCGACGCCGAGGGGCACCGGGTGGCGACGCTGCTTGATCGCGCGACGCGCGCCGATCTGCCCCTGATCGCGGGGGAGGGGGCGGATCTCGCCGTGCCCGAGGCGCTCGATATCCTCGCCGCCGCCGCGCCGATCCTGCCGCGCACGCGGGGCCTCGTGCGGGTCGGCGAGCGGCGCTGGGATCTGGTGCTCGACCGCGATCAGCGGATCCTGCTCCCCGAGCTCGACCCGGTGCGCGCGGTGGACCGGATCCTCGCGCTCGACAAGGCCGAAGACCTGCTCGGCCGCGATTTTACCCGCCTCGATCTGCGCAACCCCGAGCGCCCGACGCTGCGGCTCACCGACCATTCCCTGCAAGCCCTGCACGCCATGTCCGGCCAGACCATCGACGTGAAAGCGACCCCATGA
- a CDS encoding D-alanine--D-alanine ligase — protein MSSRASHRVAVLMGGTSAEREVSLSSGRGCVEALTVAGFEVIEIDAGADLPAQLAAAKPDVVFNALHGRWGEDGCVQGLLEWLRLPYTHSGVLASALAMDKSRSKEVYRAAGLPVVESVLATKAEVAAGHVLPVPYVVKPNNEGSSVGVYLVTEGSNGPPQLSAEMPEVVMVETYAPGREMTCAVMGDRALCVTEIITTGWYDYAAKYQPGGSRHVCPAEIPVEISEACREYALRAHRALGCRGLSRTDFRWDDSRGLEGLVLLETNTQPGMTATSLAPEQAAAEGISFAELCAWLVEDASCDR, from the coding sequence ATGTCGAGCAGGGCATCCCACCGGGTGGCGGTTTTGATGGGCGGGACTTCGGCGGAGCGCGAAGTGTCGCTCTCCTCGGGGCGTGGCTGCGTCGAGGCGCTGACGGTGGCTGGGTTCGAGGTTATCGAGATCGATGCGGGGGCGGATCTGCCTGCGCAACTCGCCGCGGCGAAGCCCGATGTCGTGTTCAACGCCCTGCATGGCCGGTGGGGCGAGGATGGCTGCGTGCAGGGCCTGCTCGAATGGCTGCGCCTCCCCTATACCCATTCGGGCGTGCTGGCCTCGGCGCTGGCGATGGACAAGAGCCGCTCGAAAGAGGTGTATCGCGCCGCCGGTCTGCCGGTGGTGGAGAGCGTTCTGGCCACCAAGGCCGAGGTCGCGGCGGGCCATGTTCTGCCGGTGCCCTATGTCGTGAAGCCCAATAACGAGGGCTCGTCGGTGGGGGTCTATCTCGTCACCGAAGGGTCGAACGGGCCGCCGCAGCTTTCCGCCGAGATGCCCGAGGTGGTGATGGTCGAGACCTATGCGCCGGGCCGCGAGATGACCTGTGCGGTGATGGGCGACCGGGCGCTGTGCGTGACCGAGATCATCACCACGGGCTGGTATGATTACGCCGCGAAATATCAGCCCGGCGGCTCGCGCCATGTTTGCCCGGCCGAGATTCCGGTCGAGATTTCCGAGGCGTGCCGGGAGTATGCGCTGCGCGCCCATCGCGCGCTTGGCTGCCGGGGGCTGTCGCGGACCGATTTTCGCTGGGATGACAGCCGCGGGCTCGAGGGGCTGGTTCTCTTGGAGACCAATACCCAGCCCGGCATGACCGCGACCTCGCTTGCGCCCGAACAGGCCGCCGCCGAGGGGATCAGCTTCGCCGAGCTCTGCGCCTGGCTGGTGGAGGATGCCTCATGCGACCGCTGA
- the murB gene encoding UDP-N-acetylmuramate dehydrogenase → MDQLPYTPRGTLTANRPLADLTWLRVGGPADWLFQPADAEDLAAFLAALPAEVAVFPMGVGSNLIVRDGGIRAVVIRLGRGFNGIEIAGDLVTAGAAALDAHVARRAADAGRDLTFLRTIPGSIGGAVRMNAGCYGAYVADHLISAEAILRDGTRATLTPADLAFGYRQSRLPEGAVLISATFRAGAGEPAALVARMEEQIARRDASQPTKERSAGSTFRNPSGASSTGRADDVHEMKAWAVIDRAGMRGARLGGAQMSEMHSNFLINAGGATAQDLEGLGEEVRKKVLQTQGISLEWEIMRVGEN, encoded by the coding sequence ATGGATCAGCTCCCCTATACCCCCCGCGGCACGCTCACCGCCAACCGCCCGCTCGCCGATCTGACCTGGCTGCGCGTTGGCGGGCCGGCGGATTGGCTTTTCCAACCGGCCGATGCCGAGGATCTGGCGGCGTTTCTGGCCGCGCTGCCGGCCGAGGTCGCGGTCTTCCCGATGGGGGTGGGCTCGAACCTGATCGTGCGCGATGGCGGGATCCGGGCGGTGGTGATCCGGCTCGGGCGTGGGTTCAACGGCATCGAGATCGCGGGCGATCTGGTCACCGCCGGCGCCGCCGCGCTCGACGCCCATGTCGCGCGGCGCGCCGCCGATGCCGGGCGCGATCTGACGTTTTTGCGCACGATCCCCGGCTCGATCGGCGGCGCGGTGCGGATGAATGCGGGCTGCTATGGCGCCTATGTCGCCGATCATCTGATCTCGGCCGAGGCGATCTTGCGCGATGGCACGCGCGCGACGCTCACCCCCGCCGATCTCGCCTTTGGCTATCGGCAGAGCCGGCTGCCCGAGGGCGCGGTCCTGATCTCGGCCACCTTCCGCGCCGGCGCGGGCGAGCCCGCGGCGCTTGTCGCGCGGATGGAGGAGCAGATCGCCCGCCGCGATGCGAGCCAGCCCACCAAGGAGCGCTCGGCCGGTTCGACCTTCCGCAACCCCTCGGGCGCCTCCTCGACGGGGCGGGCCGATGACGTGCATGAGATGAAGGCCTGGGCGGTGATCGACCGGGCGGGGATGCGCGGCGCGCGGCTTGGCGGGGCGCAGATGAGCGAGATGCATTCCAACTTCCTGATCAACGCGGGCGGCGCCACGGCACAAGATCTTGAGGGTCTGGGCGAGGAAGTGCGCAAAAAGGTTTTGCAGACGCAGGGAATTTCGCTAGAGTGGGAAATCATGCGCGTGGGCGAGAATTGA
- a CDS encoding transglutaminase family protein has product MLFSVSHVTKYSYSEPVRLGPHLIRLSPRPEAGRLVGQEITVFPVPAARAEKVDLWGNRVLALDFAGETRAFRIESALRFATRAPEPAAAPAPDPAYLPNEPAAPEVARFAEGLRRAAGEGEAFATALCEALYTRTDRQIRETGAAQSATETLITARGACRDITVLAIAAARAVGMPARFVSGYQAMAESPDGRRHLHAWVEIWVAGRGWIGFDATHGTAVGAGHLPLAVAPDQAATMPVEGSFWAGRVETTLGYEIRIDTRA; this is encoded by the coding sequence GTGCTTTTCTCGGTCAGTCACGTCACGAAATACAGCTATTCCGAGCCGGTGCGGCTGGGGCCGCATCTGATCCGGCTCTCGCCGCGGCCCGAGGCGGGGCGGCTCGTCGGGCAGGAGATCACCGTCTTTCCCGTCCCCGCCGCGCGCGCCGAGAAGGTGGATCTCTGGGGCAACCGGGTGCTTGCGCTCGATTTCGCGGGCGAGACGCGGGCGTTCCGCATCGAGAGCGCGCTGCGCTTTGCCACCCGCGCGCCCGAGCCTGCCGCGGCGCCCGCGCCCGACCCCGCCTATCTGCCCAATGAGCCCGCCGCGCCGGAGGTGGCGCGCTTTGCCGAAGGGCTGCGGCGCGCGGCTGGCGAGGGCGAGGCCTTTGCCACGGCGCTGTGCGAGGCGCTTTACACCCGCACCGACCGCCAGATCCGCGAGACCGGCGCCGCGCAGAGCGCGACCGAGACGCTGATCACCGCGCGCGGCGCGTGCCGCGATATCACCGTGCTCGCGATCGCGGCGGCGCGTGCGGTGGGGATGCCCGCGCGCTTCGTCTCGGGCTATCAGGCGATGGCCGAGAGCCCCGACGGGCGGCGCCATCTGCATGCCTGGGTCGAGATCTGGGTGGCGGGGCGCGGCTGGATCGGGTTTGACGCGACCCATGGCACCGCGGTCGGCGCGGGGCATCTGCCGCTGGCGGTCGCGCCCGATCAGGCCGCCACGATGCCGGTCGAGGGCTCGTTCTGGGCGGGCCGGGTCGAGACCACGCTCGGCTATGAGATCCGCATCGACACCCGCGCCTGA
- a CDS encoding DUF2484 family protein, which yields MEALAPLGLGAMGSLGAACLWAIVATAVALGPRRFHWPAAWALIAAGVPILGWVTFENGWLAGLVVLAGGMSVLRWPLKALIAHLRLG from the coding sequence GTGGAGGCGCTCGCCCCCCTTGGCCTCGGCGCGATGGGCTCGCTCGGCGCGGCCTGCCTGTGGGCGATCGTGGCGACGGCGGTGGCGCTCGGGCCGCGGCGGTTCCATTGGCCGGCGGCCTGGGCGCTGATCGCGGCGGGGGTGCCGATCCTCGGCTGGGTGACCTTCGAGAACGGCTGGCTCGCGGGGCTGGTGGTGCTCGCGGGGGGGATGAGCGTGCTGCGCTGGCCGCTCAAGGCGCTGATCGCGCATCTGCGGCTCGGCTGA
- the murC gene encoding UDP-N-acetylmuramate--L-alanine ligase, with translation MNAAAATKLPREIGPIHFIGMGGIGMSGIAEVLMTQGFSVQGSDAKASKITDRLVELGATFFEGQRAENIGEAAVVVISSAIKPGNPELEEARKRGLPVVRRAEMLAELMRLRSNIAIAGTHGKTTTTTMVATLLDKGNFDPTVINGGIIHAYGSNARAGAGEWMVVEADESDGSFNRLPATIAIVTNIDPEHMEHWGTIENLRKGFYDFVSNIPFYGLAVCCTDHPEVQALVGRVNDRRVVTFGFNAQADVRAVNLSYVKGVAHFDIQLRGEGEGVVIEGCTLPMPGDHNVSNALAAVAVARHLGMKKEEIREALAGFGGVNRRFTKVGEVLGGVAIIDDYGHHPVEIAAVLKAARQAVAGTPGARVIAAHQPHRYTRLHNLFEDFCTCFNEADVVAIADVYAAGEEPIPGASRDDLVAGLIRHGHRHARAILSEEDLARLVREQARPGDIVVCLGAGTISAWANALPARLGA, from the coding sequence ATGAACGCCGCCGCCGCCACCAAACTCCCGCGTGAGATCGGGCCGATCCATTTCATCGGCATGGGCGGGATCGGCATGTCGGGGATCGCCGAAGTGCTGATGACGCAAGGCTTTTCGGTGCAGGGCTCGGATGCGAAGGCCTCGAAGATCACCGACCGGCTGGTCGAGCTCGGCGCCACGTTCTTCGAGGGCCAGCGCGCCGAGAATATCGGCGAGGCGGCGGTCGTGGTGATCTCCTCGGCGATCAAGCCGGGCAACCCCGAGCTCGAGGAGGCGCGCAAGCGTGGCCTGCCGGTGGTGCGCCGCGCCGAGATGCTGGCGGAGCTGATGCGTCTGCGCTCGAATATCGCGATCGCGGGCACGCATGGCAAGACGACCACGACGACGATGGTCGCGACGCTGCTCGACAAGGGCAATTTCGACCCGACCGTGATTAACGGCGGGATCATCCACGCCTATGGCTCGAACGCGCGCGCGGGCGCGGGCGAATGGATGGTCGTCGAGGCCGATGAGAGCGATGGCTCGTTCAACCGCCTGCCCGCGACGATCGCGATCGTGACCAATATCGACCCCGAGCACATGGAGCACTGGGGCACGATCGAGAACCTGCGCAAGGGGTTTTACGATTTCGTCTCGAATATCCCGTTTTACGGGCTGGCGGTGTGCTGCACCGACCACCCCGAGGTGCAGGCGCTCGTCGGGCGCGTGAACGATCGCCGCGTGGTGACCTTCGGCTTCAACGCCCAGGCCGATGTGCGCGCGGTCAACCTGAGCTATGTGAAGGGGGTCGCGCATTTCGACATTCAGCTCCGCGGTGAGGGCGAGGGCGTGGTGATCGAGGGCTGCACGCTGCCGATGCCGGGGGACCACAACGTCTCGAACGCGCTGGCGGCGGTGGCGGTGGCGCGCCACCTCGGCATGAAGAAAGAGGAGATCCGCGAGGCGCTTGCGGGCTTTGGCGGGGTCAACCGGCGGTTCACCAAGGTCGGCGAAGTGCTCGGCGGCGTTGCGATCATCGACGATTACGGCCACCACCCGGTCGAGATCGCGGCGGTGCTGAAGGCGGCGCGGCAGGCGGTGGCGGGCACGCCCGGCGCGCGGGTGATCGCGGCCCATCAGCCGCACCGCTACACCCGTCTGCACAACCTCTTCGAGGATTTCTGCACCTGTTTCAACGAGGCCGATGTGGTCGCGATCGCCGATGTCTATGCGGCGGGCGAGGAGCCGATCCCCGGCGCGAGCCGCGATGATCTGGTCGCCGGGCTGATCCGCCACGGCCATCGTCACGCCCGCGCGATCCTCTCCGAGGAAGATCTCGCGCGGCTGGTGCGCGAGCAGGCGCGGCCGGGCGATATCGTGGTGTGCCTTGGCGCCGGCACGATCTCGGCATGGGCCAACGCGCTGCCCGCGCGGCTCGGGGCGTGA
- a CDS encoding UDP-N-acetylglucosamine--N-acetylmuramyl-(pentapeptide) pyrophosphoryl-undecaprenol N-acetylglucosamine transferase — translation MAEPKAPLLLIAAGGTGGHMFPAQALAEAMVRRGWRVKLSTDARGARYAGGFPHVVAVEQVASATFARGGVAAKLAVPFRIAGGVLSAVMRGLSDRPAVVVGFGGYPTIPALASAQVLRVPCAIHEQNGVMGRVNRVFARHVDAFACGTWPTDLPQGVAGVHTGNPVRAAVLERANAPYIPPGDYPLSLLVIGGSQGARILSDMVPAALASLPEGLRARLRVAHQARAEDMERVAAAYAAAQIPADVQPFFNDVPRRLTEAQLVISRSGASSVADISVIGRPAILIPFAAATGDHQSANARGLTEAGAAILIPEAKLSVESLAAQVALVLDNPEGAVQMAHAAARQGIPDATDRLVELVEQIAGNSK, via the coding sequence ATGGCCGAGCCGAAAGCGCCGCTTTTGCTGATCGCCGCCGGGGGCACCGGCGGGCATATGTTCCCCGCGCAGGCGCTGGCCGAGGCGATGGTGCGGCGCGGCTGGCGGGTGAAACTCTCCACCGATGCGCGCGGCGCGCGTTATGCGGGGGGCTTTCCGCATGTGGTCGCGGTCGAACAGGTCGCCTCGGCGACCTTCGCGCGCGGCGGGGTGGCGGCGAAACTCGCGGTGCCGTTCCGCATCGCGGGCGGGGTTCTCTCGGCGGTGATGCGCGGCCTGTCGGACCGCCCGGCGGTGGTGGTGGGCTTTGGCGGCTACCCGACGATCCCGGCGCTCGCCTCGGCGCAGGTGCTGCGCGTGCCCTGCGCGATCCATGAGCAAAACGGCGTGATGGGCCGGGTGAACCGGGTCTTTGCGCGCCATGTCGACGCTTTCGCCTGCGGCACCTGGCCCACCGACCTGCCCCAGGGCGTCGCGGGGGTTCATACCGGCAACCCGGTGCGCGCGGCGGTCCTCGAGCGCGCGAACGCCCCCTATATCCCGCCCGGCGATTACCCGCTCTCGCTCCTCGTGATCGGCGGCAGCCAGGGCGCGCGGATCCTCTCGGACATGGTGCCCGCCGCGCTTGCCAGCCTGCCCGAGGGCCTGCGCGCGCGGCTGCGTGTCGCCCATCAGGCGCGGGCCGAGGATATGGAGCGCGTTGCCGCGGCCTATGCGGCGGCGCAGATCCCCGCCGATGTGCAGCCCTTCTTCAACGACGTGCCGCGAAGGCTTACCGAGGCGCAGCTCGTGATCTCGCGCTCGGGCGCCTCGTCGGTCGCCGATATTTCGGTGATCGGGCGCCCCGCGATCCTGATCCCCTTTGCCGCCGCGACCGGCGATCACCAGAGCGCCAATGCCCGCGGGCTGACGGAAGCGGGCGCCGCGATCCTGATCCCGGAGGCGAAACTCAGCGTCGAGAGCTTGGCCGCGCAGGTGGCGCTCGTGCTGGACAATCCCGAAGGGGCGGTGCAAATGGCCCATGCCGCCGCGCGCCAGGGTATCCCCGATGCCACCGATCGCCTGGTGGAACTTGTTGAACAGATTGCAGGAAATTCGAAATGA